One Oryza sativa Japonica Group chromosome 8, ASM3414082v1 DNA window includes the following coding sequences:
- the LOC4345539 gene encoding uncharacterized WD repeat-containing protein C2A9.03 isoform X2: protein MQGIPWEKIVFRRDQYREMKMKNYRNYQNLSYAREEALKDCKKVEKDSPYYDFQYNTRRARPSIVHFQLRNLVWATTKHDVYTVHNQSVTHWSSLDQTSTELINADDCIIPKQRGHGSQSVAMVQVTTMAVDDSLLVIGGFQGELICKRLEDDGVLFSTRVTDDENAITNSLEIYQDPTGSRRLVAANNDCSVRIFDIEYFDLLKHYVFPWSVNSVSVSPKGGLFAVLGDHEDGLVVDPKCGKAIGALKGHLDYSFASAWHPDGNILATGSQDTTCRLWDIRNLSESVAVLGGRMGSIRCIKFSSDGRFLATAEPVDFVHIYDSYADYGRSHEIDLFGEIAGLSFSPDAEALYVGIADPTYGGLIEFNRRHQHHYLNCMW, encoded by the exons GACTGCAAGAAAGTTGAAAAGGATAGTCCTTACTACGATTTCCAGTACAATACAAGGCGTGCTCGCCCATCAATTGTACATTTTCAG TTAAGGAATCTGGTCTGGGCAACAACCAAGCATGATGTTTACACGGTGCACAACCAATCAGTGACACATTGGTCATCATTGGACCAGACAAGTACTGAGCTAATCAATGCGGATGACTGCATTATACCAAAACAG AGAGGGCATGGTTCACAGTCCGTTGCAATGGTCCAGGTCACAACTATGGCTGTAGATGATAGTTTATTGGTAATTGGTGGTTTTCAGGGGGAGCTTATATGCAAG CGCCTGGAAGATGATGGAGTTCTTTTCAGCACAAGAGTTACAGATGATGAGAATGCTATTACCAACTCTTTGGAGATATATCAGGATCCCAC TGGATCTAGACGGTTGGTGGCTGCTAACAATGACTGCTCTGTCAGAATTTTTGACATTGAGTACTTTGATTTGCTGAAGCACTATGTCTTCCCATGGTCTGTGAAT AGCGTTTCGGTGAGCCCAAAAGGGGGACTGTTTGCTGTCCTTGGGGACCATGAGGATGGCTTGGTAGTGGATCCCAAGTGTGGCAAG GCAATCGGTGCACTTAAGGGTCACTTGGATTACTCTTTCGCATCTGCCTGGCATCCTGATGGCAATATCTTGGCTACCGGCAGTCAAGATACAACCTGTCGGCTGTGGGACATTAGAAACCTATCAGAGTCTGTGGCTGTACTTGGCGGAAGGATGGGCTCGATACGTTGCATCAAGTTCTCTTCAGACGGGCGGTTCTTGGCTACTGCAGAACCTGTGGATTTCGTCCATATCTACGATTCATATGCAGACTATGGCAGATCTCACGAGATTGACTTGTTTGGAGAGATTGCTGGATTGTCATTCAGCCCAGACGCCGAGGCCTTGTACGTTGGCATAGCAGATCCAACATACGGTGGCCTCATAGAGTTCAACAGGAGGCACCAACATCATTATTTGAACTGCATGTGGTGA